In one window of Oleidesulfovibrio alaskensis DSM 16109 DNA:
- a CDS encoding c-type heme family protein: MHIHKPTSLQAKFLSGLAVACLTLGVLFAGGFYIHMRNVLEEEVRDKARLIFTHVDSIQNYVRQVLRPTMYEQLPDTFVIQAMSSSFVSRSVMSRLNNGPDGTIYRRVAIDARNPEYEANERELELIDYFRGHPESGIWRGYKNINGDRYYVMARPVRFVESCMYCHGEPADAPADLVRMYGNRGFGKEQDSIAGVDFVGLSVDGSVGRLQRTILTYFVFFTVGAVIFFSTTNLLFKVLVVNNLKRLTNVFRRNVADAEGSALLRKLEQGDEIEELVEGMEQMGEHLYEARSQLQLYAENLRGMVDQRTQALSREVEARRADVALFVSLLSDMRSSTSRADLWQLALPQICRRFRARRIAYVCTMASQNYFSWPENMGRPELPDDLVGVLTSGACVVLGNKAYIPVESSVGNAEGILCLFWDTDAEANTHDRAVLQALGRQLGTVAENMTAIDSLMRQMNVLQTIVEGITDPLALMDSNCAVLTVNEAARKLTAELTGGRRSDGNLLPLFFGAELDHCPMVDAIKRGTPDLREETLPCGRSFSLSMYPVRAKDGTTGRVVVYVRETTMEKRMMVQVRQSEKMATVGKLTAGLAHEINNPLGVILCYAELLRQNISDPQQGADLDVIVRHTRQAQRVLRDLLNFARPKAAGSGLADACAVAGSVTEVFSVQAMKKGVTLSLQCPSDLPRVRIGLNELEQVLGNLVINALDACPDADGEVLVRISPRSGGMIAIEVADNGPGILPDDMSHVFDPFFSTKETNAGTGLGLTVVYGMITDVGGTVEAGASAELGGALFTVLLPAEDGPETDGAA, encoded by the coding sequence ATGCATATTCACAAACCCACAAGCCTTCAGGCAAAATTTTTATCCGGTCTCGCCGTCGCGTGCCTCACTCTGGGCGTTCTTTTTGCGGGCGGGTTCTACATTCACATGCGCAATGTGCTGGAAGAAGAGGTGCGCGACAAAGCGCGGCTCATCTTCACCCATGTGGATTCCATTCAGAATTATGTGCGGCAGGTGCTGCGCCCCACCATGTACGAACAGCTGCCCGACACATTTGTCATTCAGGCCATGTCGTCGTCCTTTGTTTCCCGCAGCGTCATGAGCCGTCTTAATAACGGGCCGGACGGCACCATATACCGCCGTGTGGCCATAGATGCACGCAATCCCGAATACGAAGCCAACGAAAGAGAACTGGAACTCATCGATTACTTCAGGGGCCATCCGGAAAGCGGAATCTGGCGCGGATATAAAAATATCAACGGCGACCGCTACTATGTGATGGCCCGGCCGGTGCGCTTTGTTGAAAGCTGTATGTACTGCCACGGCGAACCGGCGGATGCCCCTGCCGACCTTGTGCGCATGTACGGCAACAGAGGATTCGGCAAGGAACAGGATTCCATTGCCGGTGTCGACTTTGTGGGGCTGTCTGTTGACGGCAGCGTTGGGCGCCTGCAGCGTACCATCCTGACGTATTTTGTTTTTTTCACGGTCGGAGCCGTTATCTTTTTTTCCACGACAAACCTGCTTTTCAAGGTGCTGGTGGTCAACAATCTTAAGCGCCTGACCAATGTGTTCCGGCGCAATGTGGCCGATGCCGAGGGCAGCGCCCTGCTGCGCAAACTGGAACAGGGTGACGAAATAGAAGAGCTGGTGGAAGGGATGGAACAGATGGGCGAGCATCTGTACGAGGCCCGCAGCCAGCTGCAGCTGTACGCAGAGAATCTGCGCGGCATGGTTGACCAGCGCACGCAGGCGCTTTCGCGCGAGGTGGAGGCCCGCAGGGCCGATGTGGCTCTTTTTGTCAGCCTGCTGTCTGATATGCGCAGCAGCACGTCACGCGCCGACCTGTGGCAGCTGGCGCTGCCTCAGATATGCCGGCGGTTCAGAGCGCGGCGCATTGCCTATGTGTGCACCATGGCCTCTCAGAATTATTTTTCGTGGCCGGAAAACATGGGCCGGCCCGAACTGCCGGATGACCTCGTGGGGGTGCTTACATCCGGCGCCTGTGTGGTGCTGGGTAACAAAGCCTACATTCCGGTGGAATCAAGCGTTGGTAATGCTGAAGGTATCCTGTGCCTTTTCTGGGATACGGATGCCGAAGCCAACACCCATGACCGGGCAGTGCTGCAGGCACTGGGCAGACAGCTGGGCACCGTGGCGGAAAACATGACCGCCATAGACAGCCTGATGCGGCAGATGAACGTGCTGCAGACCATTGTGGAAGGCATAACAGACCCTCTGGCGCTCATGGATTCCAACTGCGCTGTGCTTACTGTGAATGAGGCCGCGCGCAAACTGACTGCCGAACTTACGGGCGGCAGGCGTTCCGACGGCAACCTGCTGCCGCTCTTTTTCGGGGCGGAACTGGATCACTGCCCCATGGTGGATGCCATCAAGCGTGGTACTCCCGACCTGCGCGAAGAAACTCTGCCGTGCGGCCGGTCGTTTTCTCTGTCCATGTATCCGGTGCGCGCAAAGGATGGCACAACAGGTCGTGTTGTTGTGTATGTGCGTGAAACCACAATGGAAAAAAGGATGATGGTGCAGGTGCGCCAGTCTGAAAAGATGGCCACCGTGGGCAAACTGACTGCGGGGCTGGCACATGAAATCAACAACCCGCTGGGTGTCATTCTGTGTTATGCCGAGCTGTTGCGGCAGAACATAAGCGATCCTCAGCAGGGGGCCGACCTTGATGTCATTGTGCGGCATACCAGACAGGCGCAGCGGGTGCTGCGTGATCTGCTGAATTTTGCCCGGCCCAAGGCCGCGGGGTCGGGACTGGCCGATGCCTGTGCCGTTGCCGGTTCCGTCACGGAAGTGTTTTCTGTGCAGGCCATGAAAAAAGGGGTGACACTGTCTTTGCAGTGTCCGTCCGATCTGCCGCGGGTGCGTATAGGTTTGAACGAACTGGAGCAGGTACTGGGCAATCTGGTGATAAACGCGCTGGATGCCTGTCCCGATGCAGACGGCGAGGTGCTTGTGCGCATTTCCCCGCGCAGCGGCGGCATGATTGCCATCGAGGTGGCGGATAACGGGCCGGGTATTCTGCCTGACGATATGTCCCATGTGTTTGACCCGTTTTTCTCCACCAAGGAGACAAACGCCGGTACCGGACTGGGATTAACGGTTGTGTACGGCATGATTACCGATGTCGGGGGCACGGTGGAAGCCGGAGCTTCTGCCGAACTGGGCGGCGCGCTGTTTACTGTGCTGCTGCCTGCCGAAGACGGACCGGAAACGGACGGCGCGGCGTAA
- a CDS encoding YeiH family protein, translated as MAEQNSNVVVDTGQSRLSDLWTKEDYWAIWLGFLVIFVCIFAYFNFGPKEEFAQKIAKYNAVQQEEAARAPFKTLEWYDAQEGKKKLKASSSGFGKFVKHWTARPNTWKTNPLDAFIMSEEVAKAKNEKGKPAYEKAKAATAAAFAEAKVAQEAAAAASFQNAGLNEAAQAEIADWRAAKAQEAKAKKKVSYKAYNVIPTLIGLCVFFILFFGIGIHFMGKSVGAFAKGFGIVFLVSVLAYTLGAHTISKQYGFGAEAWGVLLGMVIANTLGTPSWVKPACEVEYFIKTGLVLLGAEVMFNKIVAIGIPGIFVAWVVTPVVLISTFIFGQKVLRIPSKTLNMVISADMSVCGTSAAIATAAACRAKKEELTLSIGLSLVFTAIMMIVMPAFIKAVGIPEILGGAWMGGTIDATGAVAAAGAFLGEKALYVAATIKMIQNVLIGVTAFGVAVYWCTRVECEAGKTVGAAEIWHRFPKFVLGFMAASILFSILDGSMGSDLGYSMLDQGVTRGGSRLLRGWFFALSFAAIGLATNFRELAHYFKGGKPLILYVCGQSFNLMLTLTMAYIMFYVVFPEITAQI; from the coding sequence ATGGCGGAACAGAACAGCAACGTTGTCGTGGACACAGGCCAAAGCCGGTTGTCCGATTTGTGGACCAAGGAAGATTACTGGGCGATCTGGCTTGGTTTTCTTGTCATTTTTGTTTGTATTTTTGCATACTTCAACTTCGGACCCAAAGAAGAGTTCGCACAGAAGATTGCCAAGTACAATGCGGTGCAGCAGGAAGAGGCTGCCCGCGCACCTTTCAAGACTCTTGAATGGTACGATGCTCAGGAAGGCAAGAAAAAGCTCAAGGCTTCTTCTTCCGGCTTCGGCAAGTTTGTGAAGCACTGGACAGCTCGTCCCAATACCTGGAAGACCAACCCCCTTGACGCCTTCATCATGTCTGAAGAAGTTGCCAAGGCCAAGAATGAAAAGGGCAAGCCTGCTTACGAAAAGGCCAAGGCCGCCACTGCAGCCGCCTTTGCAGAAGCAAAGGTAGCACAGGAAGCAGCCGCAGCCGCTTCGTTCCAGAACGCCGGTCTGAATGAAGCCGCACAGGCTGAAATCGCCGACTGGCGCGCTGCCAAGGCTCAGGAAGCCAAAGCCAAGAAAAAGGTTTCCTACAAAGCCTACAACGTCATTCCGACTCTGATCGGTCTGTGCGTGTTCTTTATTCTGTTCTTCGGTATCGGCATTCATTTTATGGGCAAAAGCGTAGGCGCATTTGCCAAGGGCTTCGGCATCGTGTTTCTGGTGTCGGTTCTGGCCTACACGCTGGGCGCGCACACCATTTCCAAGCAGTACGGCTTCGGCGCTGAAGCATGGGGCGTTCTGCTGGGTATGGTTATCGCCAACACCCTCGGCACTCCCAGCTGGGTCAAGCCCGCCTGCGAAGTGGAATACTTCATCAAGACCGGTCTGGTACTGCTGGGCGCGGAAGTGATGTTCAACAAGATCGTCGCCATCGGTATTCCCGGTATCTTCGTGGCGTGGGTTGTTACCCCTGTTGTACTTATCTCCACCTTCATCTTCGGTCAGAAGGTGCTGCGTATTCCTTCCAAGACCCTGAACATGGTTATCTCCGCCGACATGTCGGTGTGCGGCACCTCTGCCGCTATCGCCACGGCTGCGGCCTGCCGCGCCAAAAAGGAAGAGCTTACCCTGTCCATCGGTCTTTCGCTGGTCTTCACTGCCATCATGATGATCGTCATGCCTGCCTTCATCAAGGCTGTGGGCATACCTGAAATTCTCGGCGGCGCGTGGATGGGCGGTACCATCGACGCCACCGGCGCCGTGGCAGCTGCAGGTGCGTTCCTGGGTGAAAAAGCTCTGTACGTTGCCGCTACCATCAAGATGATTCAGAACGTGCTTATCGGCGTTACCGCCTTCGGCGTGGCTGTGTACTGGTGCACCCGCGTTGAATGCGAAGCCGGCAAGACCGTGGGCGCTGCCGAAATCTGGCACCGTTTCCCCAAGTTCGTTCTGGGCTTCATGGCTGCCTCCATCCTGTTCTCCATTCTTGATGGCAGCATGGGCAGCGACCTTGGCTACTCCATGCTGGATCAGGGTGTCACCCGCGGCGGCAGCCGTCTGCTGCGCGGTTGGTTCTTTGCCCTGTCCTTCGCCGCCATCGGTCTGGCAACCAACTTCCGCGAGCTTGCCCACTACTTCAAGGGCGGCAAGCCTCTTATCCTGTACGTCTGCGGTCAGTCCTTCAACCTGATGCTGACTCTGACCATGGCCTACATCATGTTCTACGTGGTATTCCCCGAAATCACCGCGCAGATCTAA
- a CDS encoding MBOAT family O-acyltransferase: MIFSTFQFMFVFLPLVVCGFFLLCKHRLPRAAALWLLGASLVYYGWWNPAYLLLIVCSLTGNYLLAAVMVSASGTLRRMLLAGGVAANIGLLGYYKYTDFVIGSYNALTGAAVPLQHIVLPLAISFFTFQQVAYLVDCHRGRAGTHGFVDYALFVCFFPQLIAGPIVHHAEMMPQFASLRSRVVQWQNIYTGLFLFSLGLFKKVVLADNLAVFAGYGFDSADTLSMGVAWGTSLAYTMQLYFDFSGYTDMALGASQMLNIRLPDNFISPYRAVNIQDFWRRWHITLSRWLRDYLYIPLGGSRRSESRTLVNLVFTFLLGGLWHGAGWTFVAWGAAHGAAMAVHRVWSAGGRRMPALAGWACTFLFVNLAWVLFRAESFADALKVYEGMAGLHGFGMTRTFKDMFEAATGVGPYGQLQFLLPACLAAFVFPNSRTLRGLVSPGMFWTAWIVICLFCSLYFMADAAHVSEFIYFRF; encoded by the coding sequence ATGATTTTCAGTACCTTTCAGTTTATGTTCGTCTTTCTGCCGCTGGTAGTCTGCGGTTTTTTTCTGCTGTGCAAACACCGCCTGCCTCGGGCAGCCGCACTGTGGCTGCTGGGTGCTTCTCTGGTGTATTACGGCTGGTGGAATCCGGCTTATCTGCTGCTTATCGTGTGTTCGCTTACCGGTAACTATCTGCTCGCGGCGGTTATGGTGTCCGCTTCGGGAACATTGCGGCGCATGTTGCTGGCTGGCGGTGTGGCGGCCAACATCGGGCTGCTGGGGTATTACAAATATACAGATTTTGTGATCGGCTCGTACAATGCGCTTACCGGTGCGGCAGTTCCGCTGCAGCACATTGTGCTGCCTCTGGCCATAAGTTTTTTCACCTTTCAGCAGGTGGCCTATCTGGTCGACTGCCACAGAGGCAGGGCGGGTACGCACGGCTTTGTGGACTACGCACTGTTTGTATGTTTTTTTCCTCAGCTTATCGCGGGGCCCATTGTGCATCACGCCGAGATGATGCCGCAGTTTGCTTCGTTGCGGTCGCGCGTGGTGCAGTGGCAGAATATTTATACAGGGTTGTTCCTGTTTTCTCTGGGACTGTTTAAAAAAGTGGTGCTGGCAGATAATCTGGCCGTGTTTGCCGGATACGGGTTTGATTCAGCCGATACCTTGAGCATGGGAGTGGCCTGGGGCACAAGCCTTGCCTACACCATGCAGCTGTATTTTGATTTTTCCGGTTATACCGATATGGCTCTGGGTGCCTCGCAGATGCTGAATATCCGGCTGCCGGATAACTTTATTTCCCCGTATCGCGCTGTGAACATACAGGATTTCTGGCGTCGCTGGCACATCACCCTGTCACGCTGGCTTCGTGATTACCTGTATATACCGCTGGGCGGCAGCCGCCGGTCAGAATCGCGGACACTGGTCAATCTGGTGTTTACCTTTCTGCTGGGCGGTTTGTGGCACGGCGCCGGATGGACGTTTGTGGCGTGGGGCGCGGCGCACGGCGCGGCCATGGCGGTGCACAGAGTGTGGTCTGCAGGCGGTCGCCGTATGCCGGCGCTGGCGGGATGGGCCTGTACGTTTTTGTTTGTCAATCTGGCGTGGGTGCTTTTCCGGGCAGAAAGTTTTGCCGATGCTCTGAAAGTATACGAGGGCATGGCCGGACTGCACGGGTTCGGCATGACCAGAACGTTCAAGGATATGTTCGAGGCAGCCACAGGAGTGGGACCTTACGGGCAGCTGCAGTTTCTGCTGCCGGCGTGCCTTGCGGCGTTTGTCTTTCCCAACTCCCGCACGCTGCGCGGGCTGGTAAGCCCCGGCATGTTCTGGACAGCATGGATTGTCATCTGTCTTTTCTGCTCGCTGTATTTCATGGCAGATGCCGCCCATGTCTCCGAGTTCATCTACTTCAGGTTTTGA
- a CDS encoding TOBE domain-containing protein gives METSARNTFSGTVTAVTSSAVQSEVVITTASGNQIVTTITNNSRDRLGIAVGKKATALVKAPFVMLEKAAEPSPTSARNAFAGTVTGTIADEVVTEVNGTLQDGTPVCAVITTASAKKLGVEKGAKFIFFFKAPSPILVMD, from the coding sequence ATGGAAACCAGCGCCAGAAATACATTCAGCGGAACCGTTACCGCCGTCACCTCCAGCGCCGTCCAGAGCGAAGTGGTCATCACCACGGCATCCGGCAACCAGATTGTGACAACCATCACCAACAACAGCCGCGACCGGCTTGGAATAGCCGTGGGTAAAAAAGCCACGGCCCTGGTCAAAGCACCTTTTGTCATGCTGGAAAAAGCTGCTGAGCCTTCCCCCACCAGCGCGCGCAATGCCTTTGCAGGCACGGTCACCGGCACCATTGCTGACGAAGTGGTGACAGAAGTGAACGGAACGCTGCAGGACGGTACTCCCGTGTGCGCAGTAATAACCACCGCCAGCGCCAAAAAGCTGGGAGTGGAAAAAGGAGCTAAATTCATCTTCTTTTTCAAAGCTCCCTCGCCGATCCTTGTGATGGATTAA
- a CDS encoding cation:proton antiporter: protein MHASTLVLIILCAGLASQWLAWRLRLPAVVVLITTGIMLGPASGIIDPGLSQAELTELIGLGVAIILFEGGMDLKLGEIRRVGHGVGRLTILGPPLAWIFGALAARFVAGLSWPVSWVLGAILVVTGPTVILPLLRQAHLNKRSAALLKWEGIANDPVGVLLAVLTFQYFTLTDGGWTQVLAGLASAAAMAGLLGGLGGWLIGWLYRRGVVPTRLKAPLLMVLVLAAYWASNLIQHEAGLLTVTVMGVVIGNMQLVEREPLRHFKENLTIVLLSALFIVIPSQLHLEQVNLLNWPVAAFVLVTLLVVRPLSIVLATVGAPMRGEDKLLLAWIAPRGIVAAATAGIFGPALVAAGYQDAEALLPIVFLIIFTTVLAHGFTLGPLARKLGLAAEEENGLLIVGASPWSRTLAQALKKLDADVVVADGSYQRLRPFRMDGIKVYYGEILSEHAEHELDDEHLSYLLCATDNHYYNALVCKAQGHEFGHHRTFQLAPCQEAGHEQKRLLLQQRGYFAFEPPTDFCTLHQLLSDGWTVQSTRLSDTFNIGRLKDRLGAPGADWILIGGVSPQGKLQIYSNEQAFKPAKGWTLLYFAPEKKEAAQARSDTEQ from the coding sequence ATGCACGCTTCAACACTGGTCCTGATCATACTGTGCGCCGGACTGGCCAGCCAGTGGCTGGCATGGCGGCTTCGCCTGCCTGCGGTTGTCGTTCTGATCACCACGGGCATTATGCTTGGTCCTGCAAGCGGCATCATCGATCCTGGTCTGTCGCAGGCGGAACTGACGGAACTCATCGGTCTGGGGGTCGCCATTATTCTATTTGAAGGCGGCATGGACCTGAAACTGGGCGAGATCCGGCGCGTCGGTCATGGCGTGGGGCGGCTGACAATTTTAGGGCCTCCGCTGGCCTGGATTTTCGGTGCACTGGCTGCCCGCTTTGTTGCCGGACTCAGCTGGCCGGTATCATGGGTGCTGGGCGCCATTCTGGTTGTTACCGGCCCCACTGTAATCCTGCCCTTGCTGCGGCAGGCCCATCTCAACAAAAGGTCTGCGGCACTGCTGAAATGGGAAGGCATTGCCAACGATCCCGTGGGCGTTTTACTGGCAGTACTTACTTTTCAGTATTTTACGCTTACTGATGGCGGATGGACACAGGTGCTTGCGGGACTGGCTTCGGCTGCGGCCATGGCAGGACTGCTTGGCGGGCTGGGAGGCTGGCTCATCGGCTGGCTTTACCGCCGGGGAGTCGTCCCGACACGCCTTAAGGCGCCTCTGCTGATGGTACTGGTGCTGGCCGCATACTGGGCAAGCAATCTCATCCAGCATGAAGCGGGTCTCCTTACTGTGACTGTGATGGGAGTGGTCATCGGCAATATGCAGCTTGTGGAACGTGAGCCACTGCGACATTTCAAAGAAAACCTCACCATTGTACTGCTGTCCGCTCTGTTTATCGTCATTCCTTCACAGCTTCATCTGGAACAGGTGAACCTGCTTAACTGGCCTGTGGCCGCCTTTGTACTGGTCACCCTGCTTGTTGTGCGCCCGCTGTCAATCGTGCTGGCTACCGTTGGTGCCCCCATGCGCGGCGAGGACAAGCTGTTGCTGGCATGGATTGCTCCCCGCGGAATCGTTGCCGCAGCCACTGCAGGAATTTTCGGACCGGCGCTGGTAGCCGCCGGATATCAGGATGCCGAAGCACTTCTGCCCATTGTCTTTCTGATCATTTTTACCACCGTGCTGGCACATGGGTTCACACTGGGGCCACTGGCGCGAAAACTGGGGCTGGCAGCGGAAGAAGAAAACGGCCTGCTCATTGTAGGAGCCTCTCCCTGGTCACGGACTCTGGCTCAGGCTCTGAAAAAGCTTGATGCGGATGTGGTAGTGGCCGACGGCTCCTACCAGCGGCTCAGACCTTTCCGGATGGACGGCATAAAGGTGTATTACGGTGAAATTCTTTCTGAACATGCCGAGCATGAACTCGATGACGAACACCTGAGCTATCTGCTCTGCGCAACCGACAACCATTACTACAACGCGCTGGTCTGCAAGGCACAGGGGCATGAATTCGGTCATCACCGCACCTTTCAGCTGGCCCCCTGTCAGGAAGCCGGACATGAACAAAAACGGCTTCTTTTGCAGCAACGCGGCTACTTTGCCTTTGAACCGCCAACAGATTTTTGCACATTGCACCAGCTGTTAAGCGACGGCTGGACAGTACAGTCCACCCGCCTGAGCGACACTTTCAATATCGGCAGGCTGAAAGACAGACTCGGCGCTCCCGGTGCCGACTGGATATTGATCGGCGGAGTATCCCCGCAGGGAAAACTGCAGATTTATTCCAATGAACAGGCATTCAAGCCTGCCAAGGGCTGGACGCTGCTTTACTTTGCACCCGAGAAAAAAGAGGCAGCACAAGCCAGAAGTGACACAGAACAGTGA
- a CDS encoding ABC transporter ATP-binding protein, translating to MSAEPIIQVENLSKMYRLGLKNEIHDSIAEAAVSWLKTPVKNYRNLKSLNTFGVPVDEDDPGVLWALRDVSFEVAEGEVLGIIGRNGAGKSTLLKVLSRITEPTRGRVIINGRVASLLEVGTGFHPDLTGRENVFMNGSILGMRKGEIAAKFDEIVDFAGLDRFIDTPIKRYSSGMVMRLAFSVAAHLEPEILIIDEVLAVGDAAFQKKCLDKMHKVASGGRTVLFVSHQLNSVSALCGRVMHMDSGRIIKNGDTRQVIDHYLTSAGFGVTTALHDRKDRCGAGHVRFVNSWIEDMQGNRLASAVSGEPVRIALEYQSHAEESFSDVKVYLRLYSMLNKPAGLFSNVYTEERIDISAGENGVLYCTVPRMMLNGGRYFFHLKLEAQGRQLDHIENAGYMEVEAGNVYANGKMPNDQWVYLHDYGWSGEPLHKG from the coding sequence ATGAGCGCTGAACCGATTATACAGGTAGAAAACCTGAGCAAAATGTACCGGCTTGGGCTGAAAAATGAAATACATGACTCCATTGCCGAAGCCGCGGTTTCGTGGCTGAAGACTCCTGTTAAAAATTACCGAAATCTTAAGTCGCTGAACACATTCGGTGTACCTGTTGACGAGGATGATCCCGGCGTGCTGTGGGCCTTGCGCGATGTATCGTTTGAAGTGGCCGAAGGCGAGGTGCTGGGGATTATCGGACGTAACGGCGCGGGCAAAAGTACGCTGCTCAAGGTGCTTTCACGCATTACAGAGCCGACGCGCGGCAGGGTGATCATCAATGGCCGCGTGGCCAGCCTGCTTGAAGTGGGCACAGGGTTTCACCCCGATCTTACCGGACGTGAAAATGTGTTTATGAACGGCAGCATTCTGGGCATGCGCAAAGGAGAAATTGCCGCAAAATTTGATGAAATTGTCGATTTTGCGGGGCTTGACCGTTTTATTGATACGCCTATCAAACGTTATTCCTCTGGCATGGTCATGCGTTTGGCTTTTTCCGTGGCTGCGCATCTGGAGCCTGAAATTCTGATTATCGACGAAGTGCTGGCCGTGGGCGATGCCGCTTTTCAGAAAAAATGCCTTGATAAAATGCACAAGGTGGCAAGCGGCGGCCGCACCGTGCTTTTTGTAAGCCACCAGCTTAACTCCGTGAGTGCATTGTGCGGCCGGGTCATGCATATGGATTCAGGCCGGATAATAAAAAACGGCGATACGCGGCAAGTTATCGATCATTATCTTACCAGTGCGGGATTCGGGGTTACAACCGCCCTGCACGACCGTAAGGACCGATGCGGCGCAGGGCATGTGCGTTTTGTCAATTCGTGGATTGAGGATATGCAGGGCAACAGGCTGGCCTCAGCCGTATCCGGCGAACCGGTGCGTATTGCGCTGGAGTATCAGTCGCATGCAGAAGAATCGTTCAGTGATGTAAAGGTGTACCTGCGGCTTTATTCCATGCTCAACAAGCCTGCCGGGCTGTTCAGCAACGTGTACACTGAAGAACGCATCGACATTTCCGCGGGGGAAAACGGAGTGCTGTACTGCACTGTGCCCCGCATGATGCTTAACGGCGGACGTTACTTTTTCCATCTCAAGCTCGAAGCACAGGGGCGGCAGCTCGACCATATCGAAAACGCGGGCTATATGGAGGTGGAAGCCGGCAACGTATATGCAAACGGAAAAATGCCCAATGATCAATGGGTGTATCTGCACGATTACGGCTGGAGCGGAGAACCTCTGCATAAAGGCTGA
- the prsR gene encoding PEP-CTERM-box response regulator transcription factor — protein MPKLLIVDDNEDVRRQLRWGLSREPYDLLLAADGQEALKLFREHRPGAVTLDLGLPPDPEGTDEGFRCLDAMLRHDPNAQIVVVTGHHDKENALRAIRAGAFDFCRKPVDLAELKVIINRAFYLSELKAADQPLQEDLPPEPEVPHFNGLVGDCEAMRRVYATIEKVAGADAPVLVTGESGTGKELVARAVHRLSSRRSGAMVAVNCGAIPETLIESELFGHEKGAFTGATSRVQGKVEYADGGTLFLDEIGELPASMQVKFLRFLQEMVMQRVGGRKDIPVNCRIIAATNVDIEQAMREGAFREDLYFRIGVVTINLPPLRERGADVLLLARHFLSSIGVQQKTKVQGFSAAAEKAMLHYPWPGNVRELENKVRRAVILTSGQRIGPEDLGIEPEPVQPAPEGAVPSAGRKTLKEARNEVERDMVEQALRTFSGNIVQAAKSIGVSRPTFYDLLKKHGLDG, from the coding sequence ATGCCGAAATTGCTGATTGTTGATGACAACGAGGATGTGCGCCGCCAACTGCGCTGGGGGCTGTCGCGGGAACCGTATGATCTGTTGCTGGCGGCAGACGGGCAGGAGGCACTGAAGCTGTTCCGTGAACATCGTCCCGGAGCCGTCACTCTTGACCTCGGGCTGCCGCCCGACCCTGAAGGTACGGATGAAGGGTTCCGTTGTCTGGATGCCATGTTGCGCCATGACCCCAATGCCCAGATTGTGGTGGTGACCGGTCATCACGACAAGGAAAATGCGCTCCGTGCCATTCGTGCGGGTGCTTTCGACTTCTGCCGCAAGCCTGTGGACCTTGCCGAGCTTAAGGTCATTATCAACAGGGCTTTTTATCTGAGCGAGCTTAAAGCAGCCGACCAGCCTCTGCAGGAAGACCTGCCGCCTGAGCCGGAAGTGCCTCACTTCAACGGTCTGGTGGGAGACTGCGAAGCCATGCGGCGGGTGTATGCCACCATCGAAAAAGTAGCCGGAGCAGATGCTCCGGTGCTGGTGACCGGCGAATCGGGCACAGGCAAGGAACTGGTGGCGCGCGCGGTGCACAGGCTCAGTTCGCGGCGCAGCGGTGCCATGGTTGCCGTAAACTGCGGTGCCATTCCTGAAACGCTTATTGAATCAGAGCTGTTCGGACATGAGAAAGGGGCATTTACCGGTGCCACCAGCCGGGTGCAGGGCAAGGTGGAATATGCCGACGGGGGCACGCTTTTTCTGGACGAGATAGGTGAACTGCCGGCAAGCATGCAGGTGAAGTTTTTGCGTTTTTTGCAGGAAATGGTGATGCAGCGGGTTGGCGGACGCAAGGATATTCCGGTTAACTGCCGTATCATTGCCGCTACCAATGTGGACATCGAACAGGCCATGCGCGAAGGAGCCTTCCGCGAAGATCTGTATTTCCGTATTGGGGTGGTTACCATCAACCTGCCCCCGTTGCGTGAACGCGGGGCAGATGTGCTGCTGCTGGCCCGTCATTTTCTGAGCAGTATCGGCGTGCAGCAGAAAACAAAAGTGCAGGGATTTTCTGCCGCGGCGGAGAAAGCCATGCTGCATTACCCGTGGCCCGGCAATGTGCGTGAACTGGAAAACAAGGTGCGCAGAGCGGTCATTCTGACCAGCGGACAGCGTATCGGTCCCGAAGATCTGGGCATAGAGCCGGAGCCGGTGCAGCCTGCTCCGGAGGGGGCTGTTCCGTCTGCGGGACGGAAGACTTTGAAGGAAGCCCGTAATGAGGTGGAGCGCGACATGGTGGAGCAGGCGCTGAGAACTTTTTCCGGTAATATAGTGCAGGCTGCCAAATCCATCGGCGTGAGCCGGCCCACGTTTTATGATCTGCTGAAAAAACACGGTCTGGACGGCTGA